The stretch of DNA GGCGGCTCCCCCAGGCCTTGGCAGCCCCGAAGCTCTGGCTACCCTGCCTGCCAAGGAGAGCGTAGCAGAACCATGTATTTTTGAGTGTTAGTGAAAACGAAGCAGTCACAGATGGCAGGattggggcggggcgggggggggtgcgggtgtgtgtatgtacagggCTGGGACTTGTGCCTTCAACCCCATTCTGTGCATCTTCTACACAACTTCtgcacccacccccccacccccccaccccaccccccgtgCCCTGGGAAAACCCCAGTCCTGCTCTAAGATATAAAGGGGCTACGTACAAATCCTGAGGGCATACACTCACCTGGGCCACTGATGGCTTCAGGTCAGGCTTTGGGGCTTGTTAATAGCCATAGCTCTCCAATGGAATGTCCCAACCTAGGATGAGCAGCTGGGAGGGAGTGTAGGCAGAGTTCCTGAACTTCGGCACCTGGGGACCAATTCAGCGTCACCTGcctaaaaatgaaaagataaggCCAGCAAGCATTCAGTGTCTCCGATACACCAAACCCAGGCAAGCAAAGGGACACGTGGGAACAAGTTAGCAAGGGCCCCCTCCTCAGTTGCGTTGATAAAAGATCACATGATGAACATCCGAGGACAAGTGAGATCGTGTGTTGGGCTGGAGcaagaaggcttcctggaggggGCAGGGCCTGGGGCAGCCTGCCCTCCCTCGGGGTCCCTCGCACTCACAGCCCTGCCGCCTCTGTTGGGAGGCCGCTGTTCTGTGATCCGCTAGCTGCCCTCCGCGTCGCAGGGATAATGAGAAAATGACAGACGAGCCTCCAGCAGGGCCTGTGTCCCTGCCCTTAAGCCTGTCCTCGCCCATGACAAATGACCCCACCACCTCCACAGGGTCTTTTCAGCGGGCCCAGCTGTGGCATTGGTAACGTTGGTAGAGATTTATATTGTCTGCCCTTTCCCTGTTTCTTAATTTCCTCAAAAAAgggtgtgtttttatttattcattccacAGTCTCTGAGCTTCCCCACAGCTATCCGTCCCTCACCTCCTTGGTGCTGATGCCTAAGACCATTTGATGTAAGGAAGACAGGCATTTTCTGAGCATCTACTCTGAGCAGCTCAAGGGGTACACAGGTTGTCACAGCCCTTTAAGCCTTGACAAAGAAACTTTACTGACTCTATCTCTAGGACTGCCCTAGCCCATTCAGCACACAACCCAGAATAGTGTGCAGCTCTTCAGATGctatcaggcacacacacacacacacacacacacacacacacacacacacaatctccttgaaaataggaaaaaaaaaaaactggcttagTCTAACCACATCCCAAGAAACTATGGGATAGGCAAACTGGCTTGATCACCTGCCAGGCACAGAGAAATAGCACGTGTTCTGTGACCATGGCACACTGGGTTAACACGCTATCTTGGAGATGGTGAATTCTCTGACCTCTGAaggttcccctcccccccccccaggctttcTTCTTGTCTGCCTGAGGGATAGACATTTTCACTTGACTCACTGGATGAGAAGAGTcctttatttgtcttttcttctcctcaaACAATAGATAAATCTAGTAATTTTGCTTTTAATAAAAGTCTGCACCTAGCATGAGGGATCATCCTCTTTGGGTCTCCAATGagtttggagtgtgtgtgtgtgtcagtgatTGCTTGGCACGCCAGCTGACATTCCATCTTGCACATAATACTCCCTGGGTGGGTGAGGTACCTGGGGCTTTCCCTCTCCGTGGTGAAGAGACTTGGGGTAGCCTATCTGCGGTTGCCGTGCTGTGGCTGTGCTTACATTGGAGCAATTATAAATGAAGAGATGGGCAGCCTTCTTGCGCTCGTTTAATATATTCCAAAGATGTGTCATTAACAGCAATTTCCATCTCCAAATGTTCCCATTTACTTAGGTCCATGCATAAAATATTAGCCCTGACAGCAGCTCAGGCCTGCTGCACAAGGGCCTCCAAGGGGCCTCTGGCTCACTGCCACAGAGGCATTCGTGGAGTGGAGTGGAGGGTGGGGGTTGCGCTCAGCTGAATTTGAAGTCTAGCATGAGACCCTAGctacaaaagtaaagaaaagccCACAGACATAGCTGACCTGTCCGTCCCCTATTGCAGAAAGTCTCAGAAATCAAGCGACACACTGGGGCGGGAGTCCTCTAACAAATGCAAAAGCTATGCGAAGCCAGCTTCCATATTTATGGAAGCAGTCACCACATCTTATGGAATTCCTGCTTCATGCTCACCACCTTCCTGGGGATTAACTTAATATGGTTTCTGCCTTTGGGGACTCTATTAGTCAATCAGCATGCTCCATTATTCTGTCACTATAGACCTGGCCTGGATCCTAAGGCTTAGAAGACAGCAGAGGATAAGTcagggaagaaaacaggaaaggagggagggggagaggtggagggagggagtgaaagagaggaagggaaaaagattCATAGGAAAGGTCCAACCCCTGCCTTGAGAAAtcttatagcttttttttttttttggtggggggggcAGGAAGAGGCTGGGCACATGTAGCCAGTAGTAGGCAGTTTGGGATAGCAGGCACCTGGGGAGCCAGAGCTAACAAGTAGATTGATGGTGGATCACAAAGGAAGGAGCTGGACTGTGATGTCAGGCTGCCTGCAATGGCACTGCTGGGCAGGGGACACTATCCCCCCTTGTAGTCTTGAACTCCTGCGATGGGGGAAGGGGGTACAAGCTTGAGGACTAAGGAAGAGGGTGGGCTGTGCGGAGACAGCAACCAGGATCAACTCCCAGAGGGAGGGGCACAGGCAGACAATCCTGAACAAGAGGAAGAAATCTAAGGGAGCCCATGTGCTAGGTCCAAGCCAGGGTGCACAGCCGCTCTCTCTGTTAGAAGAGCATTTTGCTGCTGAGTAGgctgagaagaggacagaaagcatgCAGGGTGGAGTTGTTGGGGTGAGGGGGCTACTTGCTCCAGTGGGGAGCAGGGATGAGGCATGGGGAGCAAGcttaatcagaaaaaaaactcTTTGGAACCATGGGGATCCTTGCTAAATATCCAAAATCTATAGCCTGCCTTTCAAAGGCTCCTACTGGGCATGACCAGCTACTTTCTGGAGTCCCTGAGTCTCTGGGTCAAGCCTCTATGGTAAGCTCACAGGAGTCTGATAGAACCAGAGTGTCAAATtggagaaaagatgaagaagtACAGACCAACCCCTGTTGGGACCCCTGTGTGCTTGAAGCAGGGACAAAGCTTGGGTATCACTGCCTCATAGACTCAGGAGGACACTCTGTGCTGTTTACAAGAGGGTGGAACTGGGGACATGACAGGCCAAGGGATAGTCTCACATACAGACTACAGAGTCAACCTACACAAAGGCTTCCGTTGCTGGTGTCAGCGCCTCAAAGAAATGGTCTAGGTGGGATATGGTACAAGAAAGGGGTAGGCTGTGGAACAGTcatcaaataaaaagcaaacatccCAGAGACAACCTATTTCAGGTACCACCAGCATGGACTCTTTCTTCCTCTAAGATGCCCTCCTAGacttcccaacccccacctcagGAGATTTGATGCTCTGGGCCAGGATGAGTCTGATACATGCCTGACCATCAGCTGTTAGCTAAGTATGTCCCTCCCCTGACACCCAGGCTCACATGGTAAGAGCCACCAATAGAGAGAGGTGACCATGCACTGTATTGCATGGAGATAAAGACAGAAACTCATCATGGGCCATCTCACCTCAGGTACTGCAAGAGTAACCGACTGGCCTGGTTCTTCCCTAAGTATTATGCCATCCCTCCAAGCCCTCATGATACTGGGAGGCACCCAGGGTGCAGGGCATGCAGGTATGCAGCCCTCAGTGAAACGACAGGGACAAACACCCACTCTTGTGGCAGGCGAGAGGCATGGAAAGTGGATAGATCCCAGTCATCCATCGAACATCAGGCCAATGCTTCATGGCCAGCCTACAAGGTTGGTGTGATCCTAGGAGGCTCCTCAGGATGGAGGTGGGACTGAGGTACGGTGAAGAGGGGTGACAAAGCGTCATACAGAGTCCATGCATTTACCTACCGGGCAGCGGTGTGACACCTGGTATGTACTGCCGAGGGACCGGAGTGGCAGGTGGTATTGAAAACAGGCCATCTGTGTTATATTCGTCATTAATAAAGCGAACTCATCACAGACAACCTCTCCTCAAGTACCCAGTGTTGACCACAGCAACCCTGGAGCTGGAATCACCACCTGAAgctgtcctggggggggggggattgcaTGTGAATGGTGAGAAGAGCTGAACAAAGACAGTACACAGTCTGTCCCACCCAGCCCAGTTCCCCTGCTTAGGCAGCAACCTAGAAGCACCatgctgcccccacccccatgaggGCTGCAACTCCAAGAGCTTCTCCAAGCTGAGCGTTGATACTGAGAAAAGATCAACCATGTATTATTCGAAGTCAGCCAAGCGAATATAACACGGTCGATCTCCCTTCAAGTACCAGCAGAGGTGTTGAGCTGAGGCAGTGACATCCTGGGCGTGGGCTGCAGCGGGCACCGACGGCTAGTGGACCAGGTGAAGTACATTAGGAACAATTACTTTCCAGCTGGTCGACCATCCGTCCCATACCCCAGAGCAGAGATGAGTCCATGTTCTTCCCTGAGGTGCTGGGACTCCTATCGGCCTCCCTGGAGGGATTTGATACCGAAAAGGGGTTCACCGAGCAACATTCGTCCTCCAGATGCAAAGTTGCTCGGGTAACCTCTCTCCGAGTACCATGGAGAGGCTCGGATGAGCAGAGGCCGATGGCTACGTTTCCAGAAGAACCATCCCAAGCCCCTCAGTGTTTACACCTCCCCATTGAGCAAGAAGCCACCCTGTACCACATGAAGAAATATCCCATCACCTCCCCGGCGCAATCTACCATACTTTTACCTCCCCAGAATGACTATCTAGAACCTTCCCTGAGACCCAGGTAGAGAGGAGCTGATTTGGAGCACAAGGAGCACAGAACTCTGCCCACTCTAACTCTCCCTTGTAAGTCGGGGAGAGTGACGCTCTGAGATCCCGTGGACATACCACACTACCCTCCCAGAGACGATGCCTTCCAGAAGCAAGAAGGCAATGACTGCATCATCCAGAGATGTTCCTCCTTGGGGCCAACCACTGCAGCCTCATAACCCAACATCCCCGCCCTATGCCCCCCCCCACCAGTGATGTCATAGCAAGAGCTGCTTGACCATTCAGCCCCATAAACCAAGCAAATAAAGCTTCAAAGATAaacatggagggaggagagaaagaacaatCGAAGGAAATCCCACATGGTCCCCTCTTGACAATATGTAGGGCAGCCCCACACAAGCACGTCACAGAGAGGGTTATCCAGTAAGGGTCAGGATCCATTGACTTAGGCCATAAGCAGAGTATGGATTCTGTGTTCGCCACTCGTTTTAAAAATCTTGGAGTGTGACCAACATCAGAATCCCTTCTCTGATTTTGGCAAGAGTTCACACAGGCTTCTAGCCTTGCTGCAGGGCAGCAAGAGACTGGTCACATGCAGTGTGTCATACGGGGAAAAGACGCCACGGGCAGCTTCATCTAGATGTTCTGGAAACTAACCTGTGGAACAGAGGCTCTTCCCCCAGCTGACATCACCTCCTGGAAATGTTCCTAAGAACCACACAGTGACAATGATGGCAGCTAGCAGTAGAGACAAGATCCAGTCAACAGCATGTGGAAGCTTGTCTAGGTTCTTCCTCCAAGTACCTGTCCTGGAGAGAGCTCCAGCCACTGACCAGCTCAAGACAATGATGCAGCCTCTGAGGTTCTTTGAGGTAAAGACCCTTTTGGAAAGAGAGCTACCATGAAACCCCAGGTGCCTATCACACCCCAGACAGTGTATCAGATCCTGAATACATCAACTCTATGACGACCTCCCGTAATTGGCCAGCCTCCAGGACAAAGTGACATTCAGCACCAACAGTGGGCATGTCTTAAAGCCTAGCACTGGAAGGATGGCAACATGGAAACCCAAGGAAAGGCAGGCCCTAAAATGTTCCAGGTACCAACTGCTCTGGAAAAGCAGACTTCATAGACATGAAGtatccaccccaccccagagCCAGTGTCTTACCCAGAATGTTTCATGAGGatagaggaaaacaaagaagacTGTTCATCAGGTATAGGCTCTGGCATTGGTACCCAGTCGCATCCTCCAGACGACCAGTTCTCCAGCCAGCACATCTGTCTAGGAAGATCTCTGTAAAGGTTTGGGatggaaaaataaagtttagGCACATAAAGAACCTTCCCTGTGACCATGTCTTGCAACTGTTCCAAAAGCTCTAATCTAAACTCATGGAGTTCCCCATCTGACCAAAAACTGTACCAGCATtgattttcataaaaaaaaaaaaaaaatgcttttcttttcttttcttttcttttcttttctttctctctctctctctctctctctctctctctctctctctctctctctctctctctctttaagtaAATTCCATTAAACTAATCCAATTCTCTGCTTAGCTTCCTTGACTGTGCTGTTgggccattttcatttcttttatttcccttGTTATTTCCTCAAATCACTTTCATTAGGATCAATTCTTTCCCATTTAAAAATCTGAACGAAGATTTGATTCCTCAATGTGTGTTCATCTACCACAAATATTACTGCTCACAGCATCCGCCACTATTGAAGCTGCCCCTTGCGGCTGCCATGTCTACAGAGTACTGTTTCCCCAGGTCAAATGTCATAGCTAAAATGTTGTCAAGAAAATTGGATTCTTCTGCCAATTTGTAGTCAATTGAACACATTTTCCTCCGAGCCATTCTGGTGGTTTGTGgtgttattttgtgattattttatcACTATTATTTAATGTAAACGGGATGAAGTGCTGGTTGCCTCTATTCATTTCCTA from Arvicanthis niloticus isolate mArvNil1 chromosome 23, mArvNil1.pat.X, whole genome shotgun sequence encodes:
- the LOC143436775 gene encoding uncharacterized protein LOC143436775 translates to MLLHRESWFLLCQTYLRTSLGEKHFGIQTWCPCASGDLPRQMCWLENWSSGGCDWVPMPEPIPDEQSSLFSSILMKHSGVFTSKNLRGCIIVLSWSVAGALSRTGTWRKNLDKLPHAVDWILSLLLAAIIVTVWFLGTFPGGDVSWGKSLCSTAVGARCSPRPGCHCLSSTPLLDSFRW